The following coding sequences are from one Capsicum annuum cultivar UCD-10X-F1 chromosome 3, UCD10Xv1.1, whole genome shotgun sequence window:
- the LOC107862267 gene encoding probable xyloglucan galactosyltransferase GT11, whose product MLHRKGIIRSRTFIKKMDNSLTTRSRNKFWFVFFFLFVSWYLLLYGIDWSSLPGFVTTSRYEANSIESARQTFIPPPPHREDDNVSFDSNSSSTIDDATNIDDTKDEPRSKEDESSSNDNDNVVVPDLEELEKELEPLLRKDEPQKEEVKKVEKIEREGDTKEEKSCTGRYIYVAKIPSKFNEDILKQCKLLNKWYDMCQYLVNMGLGPDLGNPQRAFSNKGWFTTNQFSLEVLFHNRMKQYECLTNDSSEASAVFVPYYSGFDIARYLWDDLNTTKRDAGSVEVTKFLKEKPEWKTMWGRDHFMIAGRITWDFRRGVEEDASWGSKLMWLPETKNMTILTIESSPWHMNDFAIPYPTYFHPSSDNDVVQWQNRMRRLRRRMLFSFAGAPRPQIDESIRGEIMEQCSASRRKCRLLECKDTNNKCNKAVPVMRLFQSSVFCLQPSGDSFTRRSTFDSILAGCIPVFFTPASAYVQYIWHLPKNYTSYSVLIPEDDVKEKKVSIENVLSKIPRQQVAAMREEVIKLIPNVVYADPRSRLETVEDAFDLAVKGVLERVDVMRKEMRQGKNSSMVFDEEYSWKYFTFGTIEKHEWDHFFLRTSKWKN is encoded by the coding sequence ATGCTCCATAGAAAAGGGATAATTAGATCAAGAACATTTATAAAGAAGATGGATAATTCTCTCACAACGAGATCTCGCAATAAATTTtggtttgttttcttctttttgtttgtttCGTGGTACTTATTGCTATATGGAATTGATTGGTCTTCTCTACCTGGTTTTGTAACAACCTCCCGATACGAAGCGAATTCAATTGAATCCGCTCGTCAGACGTTCATTCCACCTCCACCTCATCGCGAAGATGATAATGTTAGCTTCGATTCCAATTCTTCGAGTACTATTGATGATGCCACCAACATTGATGATACAAAGGACGAGCCGCGGTCCAAGGAGGACGAATCATCCTCTAATGATAACGACAATGTGGTGGTGCCTGATTTGGAGGAACTCGAGAAGGAATTGGAACCTTTGTTAAGAAAAGACGAACCTcaaaaagaagaagtaaaaaaGGTTGAGAAAATCGAAAGAGAAGGcgatacaaaagaagaaaaatcgtGTACAGGACGATATATTTATGTTGCAAAAATACCTAGTAAGTTCAACGAAGACATACTGAAGCAATGTAAATTGTTGAACAAATGGTATGATATGTGTCAATACTTGGTGAACATGGGACTTGGTCCTGATCTTGGAAACCCCCAAAGGGCTTTTTCGAATAAAGGTTGGTTTACCACGAATCAGTTCTCGTTAGAAGTCCTGTTTCATAACAGAATGAAGCAGTACGAGTGTCTGACGAATGATTCCTCGGAAGCATCAGCAGTTTTCGTGCCATACTATTCAGGGTTCGATATAGCGCGGTACTTATGGGACGACTTGAATACAACAAAGAGGGATGCAGGCTCAGTTGAGGTAACGAAATTTCTTAAAGAAAAACCCGAATGGAAGACAATGTGGGGCAGAGATCATTTCATGATTGCAGGGAGAATTACTTGGGATTTTAGGAGAGGTGTTGAAGAGGATGCATCTTGGGGGAGCAAGTTAATGTGGTTGCCCGAGACAAAGAACATGACAATCTTGACAATCGAATCGAGTCCTTGGCACATGAACGATTTCGCGATCCCATACCCTACATATTTCCATCCTTCGAGTGACAATGATGTGGTCCAGTGGCAGAACAGGATGAGGAGGTTAAGGAGGAGGATGTTGTTTTCGTTCGCTGGGGCTCCACGTCCTCAGATTGATGAATCAATCAGAGGCGAAATCATGGAACAGTGCTCGGCCAGTAGGCGAAAATGCAGGCTCTTGGAGTGCAAGGACACAAACAACAAATGCAACAAGGCGGTACCTGTCATGAGACTCTTTCAAAGTTCAGTTTTTTGCTTACAACCCTCGGGAGATTCATTCACTAGGAGGTCCACATTCGATTCGATTTTAGCTGGTTGTATACCGGTGTTTTTCACTCCGGCTTCTGCGTATGTTCAATATATATGGCATTTACCAAAGAATTACACCTcatactcggtgctaattccggAAGATGATGTTAAGGAAAAAAAAGTGAGCATTGAAAATGTACTGTCAAAAATACCAAGACAACAAGTAGCAGCAATGAGAGAGGAAGTGATAAAGCTTATACCAAATGTGGTTTATGCAGACCCAAGATCAAGATTGGAGACTGTTGAAGATGCATTTGATTTGGCAGTCAAAGGGGTTCTTGAACGGGTGGATGTAATGAGAAAAGAGATGAGACAAGGCAAGAATTCTAGTATGGTGTTTGATGAAGAATATAGTTGGAAGTATTTTACTTTTGGGACTATAGAAAAACATGAGTGGGATCATTTCTTTTTGAGAACCAGCAAATGGAAGAACTAA